The Pseudomonadota bacterium region TGTTGCATGGTCGAGTTGCGATGGCGAGCGCCGGTGCGACCCTCGTCAAGGGCGATCTGCGCGGTATCGTGCGGGCCATACGTCTCGGCCATGCCACCATGCGCAATATCCGCCAGAACCTGTTCTTCGCCTTCCTCTACAATGCCCTCGGGGTCCCGGTGGCGGCCGGCGTCTTGTATTCGCGCTTCGGGGTCCTACTTTCGCCCATCGTAGCGGCCGCGGCGATGAGCCTGAGCTCGGTATCGGTCATCGGCAATGCGCTGCGCCTGCGGCGCGTGAAGTTATGACAGGGGATTGATGAGTGTGGGAAGACGATTACTGCGGGCGTGCCAGGTAGCTCACGACCGCGATCACACCGAGTATCAGACCCATGTAACCGGCAAGGAGGGCCATGCCGGCGAGCTTCTTGCCGCGATACTCCGTGGTGTCTTTGATGGCCTTGTGCGCGCACACCACCGCGGCCAGCGAAAAGATGAAAAAGAACGGTACGACGAAACCGACGACCCCGGTGACGAAACCCGTGATCGCGAGCTCGGAGGTCGCGGTCAGCGGGGGCTCGGTGGTCTTGGAGACCTGCATCCAGCGATACCAGGTTTTGGATAGGGTCCATACCAGGAACGGCCAGATCACCAGGAGATCGAGACGGAAGAACCCCTCGCCCTCACCCTTGACTTGGGCGAGCTCGTATATGATATAGACCGCTATCGGGACGATCGGATAGTAAAGCACCCAGGCGCTCTTGCCCTTGACCTCGGTGCGCAGCAACGCCGGGACGCACAGCAGGATCGTGACGGCACCCAGTAACTGGATCTCGGTATCGCTGAGGTTCATATAGGGGGGTCTGGATCACTCTTGACTCAATCACTCTATGTCGCCGGCGCCACGATAGCAACCACGAGCGCGCCTATCAGGCCCGGGGCGTCCCGTTTCCCCTTACGATTGGAGAAACCAGCATGAAGGCATTCCCGCCCTTGAACCGTTCCAGGCCGTACCGTCGCCTCGGCCGAGCTTGTCTCTTGCCCGTCCTATTGCTGTGGGGCGCCGGTGGCGCGGCGGCGGTCGAGATCACAGTCAGCAAGACGCCCCAATGCGGGTGTTGCAAGAAGTGGGTGGACCATCTGCGGAACAACGGGTTCGAGGTGGAGGTCGTGGATATGGATAGTGTGGAGCCCGTGAGGCGCCAGAATGGGGTCCCGGCCGCGCTCGCTTCATGCCATACCGCGGTCGTGGACGGCTATGTGGTGGAAGGCCATGTGCCGGCGGATCTCATCAAGCGTCTCCTGAACGAGCGGCCTAAGGTCAAGGGGCTGGCGGTGCCTGGGATGCCGATGGGCTCGCCGGGGATGGAAGGGCCGCAAAAACACCCCTACCAGGTGTTGACCTTCGATGGCGAGGGGGAGACCTCCGTCTACGCCGATCGCTGAGGGGTTGTGAACACGACCCGCCGGGCGGGCGTTCTATATGCGGCGCAGTTCGTGGACCGTGACCTCAGGGGGGCAATTCAAGCGTACCCCGACGATTGAGGAACCGGCGCCTACCGAGGTGTATCCCTTGAGTCCGTGGTAGGTCCAAGCGCCGCGTGCCATGCGCCGTGGGCACTTGGCGTCGTATAGAAGGGGCGCGCCACCGGGCAGGCACAGCTGTCCCCCGTGGGTATGGCCGCACAGCAGTAGATCGATGCCCGCATGGGCGGCGTGCTGATAGATCTCGGGGGAGTGGGCGAGCAGGATCGAGACGGATCCTGGGCCGATGTTCCGGCAGGCCCGCTCCAGGTTATCGGCGCGGTAGTAGTGCGGGTCGTCGATCCCGATCAGATGAATGGCATCGTCTCCCCGCCGCAGTATGGCCGATTCGTTGAGCAGCACATGGATCCCCAGCGCCTCGATGCCCGGCACCATGCGTATCGAGTCATGGTTTCCGAGCACCCCATAGACCGGGTCCTTGAGGTGGGCGCGCACGCGGCACAGACCCTCGAGGGCGCGGTCGAACGGGCCGAAGGTCCGGTAGCGGTAATCGCCGGTTAGCACGCAGGCGTCATAATCGAGCCCCTGGACGCGCTCCGCCAAGACCTCGGGGAAGTCCTCGTGCATGTCGAGGTGCAGATCGGTGAGGTGCAGGACCTTGAAGCCATCGAAGGCTGGGGGCAGGTCCAGGATATGGACGTGGTGATGGCGTAGCTCGATGGACATGGCGTTTTGCCGTGCGCGCCCGAGGAGGCCGCAGAAGCGCAAGCCGGCGCGGATCACCGCGTGCACCGAGTACCAGTTTTCGAGGTGGAAGAACTTGATTCCCCGGCCGAAAACCAGCGCCTCCTGATCGGCCTCGATGCCGAGCCGTTGCCTGAGATGCAGCGGTCCCACCCGCCCGTCGAGCCACTCGAACACATCGGGCTGGGTCGGCATGCGGAGCGGCGCAGCGTGGGGTTCCGGGTTCAGGCCACCAGTCCTGTCGTAGGCCAATCTCAATGGCACGGTGCTGTCCTCACGTTGTACGTCTATATGGGTGGTATTGGGCGGGCGACTGGGCGTCCTCCTTCCCTGTCATGTCGCTTTCCGCCCCTGCTTCCCGGCGTTTTCCCAATTCTTGGACGCCCTTGCCTCCGGTCATAGGCAGCATACGTGCCAGCGTCGAGCTGTCGGCCTCGGTGCCCGCGCTGCGCGCGATAGAACGGGGGTTCGCGGCACCGCAGGATGGCCCATGGCATCACCGCCGGGGCCGGGCCGGCGCTCCCGATCTGCCGAGGCGTTGCCATTAGGCGACGGCGCGTTGCATCGCTTGCGATTGCCGGCCGCCTGATGCAACGAGGCGTTGCCGTTAGGCGACGGCGGCGTTGCATCGCTTGCCCGGGGACGGAGGAGGTTAAAATCGCCGCACCTGTCGGGAGATCCGGGCAGGGCGTTCGAAGTGGGCTCAGAATACGGCCTGTGCCGGCGGCGATGCACGGTGCTATTTCACAAGATCTCTGTGAAATAGCACCCAAACGGCTATCCCCGGCCGTGCACCAGACGGCACAGCCGGCCCGCGATCCCGAGCAGCAGCACCCCGGCCGCGAGCGGTACGACGACCAGGATCACGAAGAAGTCCGCCTGTACCGCACCGCGTTCTCGGATTCCAGGATTTCCTCGCCAGGTAGCCCGCCGGCAGATTGGCCGCGAAGCTCGAAACCACACCCCCATGAGCATCGCGGCCATGGAGACCGGCGCGATGCGAACACAGGCACAGCTCGCCAGCGTGGTCGCCGGCCGCCTTATGCGTCTCAGAGGAGACTGGGATCATACACCGGCAGGCTTCTTGCCTATCCGCTTACGTTACGCGCCGGCCAACGGGGGTGGGAGGTCGTGGAGCGCGCGAAAACCCGAACGTTCTGACCGGTGCCGCTCCACAGGACTCGGGCCGTGGCGCGAACTGGCGGTATCGATGTCGCGGCGTCGAGTGGATTTGCAGGGGACTTGTAGCCCCTGGGGCGCGGATTAGCCACACCCGCCAAGGTGGCTGTGGCGAGGACTGCCTGACCAGCGCTTCCCGTCGCGCCGCAGGATTGATTTCCGGCCAATGGGGGAGTCTACTCATGAAACCCCGCCATGCTATGGCCGGCCATTGGAGCCTGTATCAGGAATCGCTCGAAATTCGAGCAAGGGAGTGGATCGATGAATCGGGGTATCAGAAACTGGGGGGCCGGGACCTTGGCCCTAGGGCTCTTTG contains the following coding sequences:
- a CDS encoding DUF411 domain-containing protein, which produces MKAFPPLNRSRPYRRLGRACLLPVLLLWGAGGAAAVEITVSKTPQCGCCKKWVDHLRNNGFEVEVVDMDSVEPVRRQNGVPAALASCHTAVVDGYVVEGHVPADLIKRLLNERPKVKGLAVPGMPMGSPGMEGPQKHPYQVLTFDGEGETSVYADR
- a CDS encoding metallophosphoesterase: MPTQPDVFEWLDGRVGPLHLRQRLGIEADQEALVFGRGIKFFHLENWYSVHAVIRAGLRFCGLLGRARQNAMSIELRHHHVHILDLPPAFDGFKVLHLTDLHLDMHEDFPEVLAERVQGLDYDACVLTGDYRYRTFGPFDRALEGLCRVRAHLKDPVYGVLGNHDSIRMVPGIEALGIHVLLNESAILRRGDDAIHLIGIDDPHYYRADNLERACRNIGPGSVSILLAHSPEIYQHAAHAGIDLLLCGHTHGGQLCLPGGAPLLYDAKCPRRMARGAWTYHGLKGYTSVGAGSSIVGVRLNCPPEVTVHELRRI